From Candidatus Pedobacter colombiensis, one genomic window encodes:
- a CDS encoding FecR family protein — protein sequence MKEFDTNEEIMYALIIDDLDATISADDKEILEHWRKASSANEKVYQEFLNVHVNMDKLFEKRGYDVQSSWEVLDKKISLSAEEVPVVSMRSQKAKLWFSIAAAILVVLSVGYYFAFTNRYEVISTGSKGAYIFLPDHTRVDLNSATSIRYNKHDFINDRKLELLKGEVFINVTNHKLPQFKVVLGDIEAVDIGTSFNIVKTSSAIHVIVESGKVALTQASLEKEVLLTPGKLGMYDVNTKVLAATDNLDPNYKAWINKEFVFNEVALAEVADQLSKVYKQPIVIDGNDLKNRKLTAKLHYQTLDSAIAVISASLQCKAIKSKDTYVISVD from the coding sequence ATGAAGGAATTCGATACAAACGAAGAAATTATGTATGCACTGATCATTGATGATTTGGATGCAACTATATCTGCCGACGATAAAGAAATTCTTGAACATTGGAGAAAAGCTTCTTCAGCCAATGAAAAAGTATACCAGGAATTTCTCAATGTCCATGTTAATATGGATAAATTATTTGAAAAGCGAGGGTATGATGTTCAGAGCTCTTGGGAAGTATTGGATAAAAAGATTAGTTTGAGCGCTGAAGAGGTACCTGTAGTAAGTATGCGCAGCCAAAAAGCTAAGCTTTGGTTCAGTATCGCAGCTGCTATCCTGGTTGTGTTATCGGTTGGTTATTATTTCGCTTTTACCAATAGATATGAAGTCATAAGCACAGGAAGCAAGGGTGCCTATATCTTTTTACCTGATCATACACGTGTTGATTTAAATTCCGCAACTTCTATCAGATATAATAAACATGATTTTATAAATGACAGGAAACTGGAGTTGTTGAAAGGTGAAGTTTTTATTAATGTAACGAATCATAAGTTGCCACAATTCAAGGTAGTTTTAGGGGATATCGAAGCAGTTGATATTGGAACAAGCTTTAATATTGTGAAAACAAGCTCGGCTATTCACGTTATTGTTGAAAGTGGTAAAGTGGCATTGACGCAAGCCTCATTAGAGAAAGAAGTGTTATTAACGCCTGGCAAATTGGGTATGTATGATGTAAATACTAAAGTGCTGGCTGCTACAGATAATTTAGATCCTAACTATAAAGCCTGGATAAATAAAGAATTTGTATTTAATGAGGTAGCACTAGCCGAGGTAGCTGATCAGTTATCAAAAGTGTACAAACAACCAATTGTGATCGATGGGAATGATTTAAAAAACAGGAAGCTTACTGCAAAACTACATTATCAAACTTTGGATAGCGCAATTGCAGTTATTTCTGCATCTTTACAGTGTAAAGCAATTAAATCTAAAGATACCTATGTGATATCTGTAGATTAA
- a CDS encoding DUF488 domain-containing protein: MIKIKRIYEPASKGDGFRILVDRLWPRGMKKEDANIQLWLKEISPSTELRKWFDHQPQKWEVFKKGYMEELATNKAVKELLKVYETQPDITLLYAAHDQQYNHALVLLDFLKREIG; encoded by the coding sequence ATGATTAAGATTAAAAGAATTTATGAGCCTGCATCAAAAGGCGATGGCTTCCGCATCCTGGTTGATCGTCTGTGGCCAAGAGGAATGAAGAAAGAGGATGCAAATATCCAGCTTTGGCTTAAAGAAATTTCTCCATCGACCGAACTCCGCAAATGGTTCGATCACCAGCCCCAAAAGTGGGAAGTCTTTAAAAAGGGCTATATGGAAGAATTGGCTACCAATAAAGCTGTCAAAGAGTTGTTAAAAGTATATGAAACGCAACCAGACATTACCCTATTGTATGCAGCGCATGATCAACAGTATAATCACGCATTGGTATTACTGGATTTCTTAAAAAGAGAGATTGGTTAG
- a CDS encoding RNA polymerase sigma-70 factor — translation MEDQYVLEAIRKQDKKVFELFYKKYYKQLFALAYRYVGQMEVAEEIVHDLFVTVWNKADQLNIQQSVKSYLFKAIVNSSLNYIKKEKMQTEKRLAYLAVQDNEVSLDEENKDTDEKLLKSLEEALELLPAKCKQVMYLSRFGKLKQQEIANQMEISLKTVKNHLTYGFQKLREHLANQQELIILLLLLLKITFF, via the coding sequence ATGGAAGATCAGTACGTGTTAGAAGCCATCAGAAAACAGGACAAAAAGGTTTTTGAACTGTTTTATAAAAAGTATTACAAACAACTGTTTGCACTGGCATATCGTTATGTAGGGCAGATGGAAGTTGCTGAAGAAATTGTTCATGATTTATTTGTAACAGTTTGGAATAAAGCCGATCAACTAAATATTCAGCAATCAGTTAAGAGTTATTTATTTAAAGCAATTGTAAATTCATCACTGAATTATATAAAAAAGGAAAAAATGCAAACAGAAAAGCGATTGGCATATCTGGCTGTTCAGGACAATGAAGTTTCTTTAGATGAAGAAAATAAAGATACTGACGAGAAGCTGCTTAAAAGCTTGGAAGAAGCTTTGGAGTTATTACCTGCTAAATGCAAGCAAGTGATGTATTTAAGCCGCTTTGGGAAGTTAAAGCAGCAAGAAATTGCCAATCAAATGGAAATCTCTCTGAAGACAGTTAAAAATCATTTAACCTATGGCTTTCAGAAGCTGAGGGAGCATTTGGCAAATCAGCAAGAATTGATCATTTTATTACTTTTACTTTTAAAAATAACATTTTTTTAA
- a CDS encoding aminotransferase class I and II: protein MNNTELALRSVNVTRYVTPLREGGSMPAIAEADDGFLYVLKFRGAGQGSKALIAEIFGAELARALGLRVPEIVFASLDEAFGRIEPDEEIQDLLRASEGLNLALHYLSGAITFDPLVTIVDSKLASQIVWLDCLLTNMDRTARNTNMLIWHRELWLIDHGASLYFHHSWQNWKEQALRPFLLIKDHVLLPMASELEAVDKAFRAILNPDIIASIAALIPDEWLADEYSFESSEAHRAAYIHFLETRLANSEIFVKAAQDAREALI from the coding sequence ATGAATAATACAGAGCTGGCATTGCGATCGGTTAATGTTACCAGGTATGTAACCCCCTTAAGAGAAGGAGGGTCAATGCCTGCAATTGCAGAGGCTGATGATGGATTTTTATATGTACTTAAATTTCGAGGCGCGGGACAAGGTTCAAAAGCACTGATTGCAGAAATATTTGGGGCTGAACTTGCACGTGCACTTGGCTTGCGGGTTCCAGAAATTGTATTTGCCAGTTTAGATGAAGCCTTTGGAAGAATAGAACCGGATGAAGAAATACAGGATTTGCTGCGGGCAAGTGAAGGCCTTAACCTGGCTTTGCATTATCTTTCCGGAGCGATTACTTTTGATCCGCTGGTTACTATAGTTGATTCAAAACTTGCCTCACAAATTGTATGGTTGGATTGTTTGTTGACCAATATGGATCGTACAGCAAGAAATACAAATATGCTGATCTGGCATAGGGAGCTCTGGCTAATTGACCATGGAGCATCTCTGTATTTTCATCATTCATGGCAAAACTGGAAAGAACAAGCTTTGCGTCCCTTTTTATTGATTAAAGACCATGTATTGTTGCCCATGGCCTCCGAACTTGAGGCGGTAGACAAAGCGTTTCGTGCGATACTTAATCCGGATATTATTGCTTCGATAGCAGCATTAATACCCGATGAATGGTTGGCTGATGAATATTCGTTTGAAAGTTCAGAAGCTCATAGAGCGGCCTATATTCATTTCCTTGAAACCAGATTAGCTAATTCAGAAATTTTTGTAAAAGCAGCGCAAGATGCAAGAGAAGCACTTATTTGA
- a CDS encoding DUF3037 domain-containing protein — protein MQEKHLFEYAVIRVVPRVEREEFMNVGVVVYCSKEKFLGVLINLNTEKLSMFCNDLDLDVLEGNLFAFERICEGGHQGGTIGMLDIASRFRWLTATRSTVLQTSRAHAGLCTDAKETLLKLYNQMVL, from the coding sequence ATGCAAGAGAAGCACTTATTTGAGTATGCCGTTATTCGTGTTGTACCAAGGGTAGAGCGTGAGGAGTTTATGAATGTTGGCGTTGTTGTGTATTGTTCGAAAGAAAAATTTTTGGGCGTTTTAATAAATCTGAATACGGAAAAATTAAGCATGTTTTGCAATGATTTAGATCTGGATGTATTGGAGGGGAATTTGTTTGCTTTTGAGCGGATTTGTGAAGGCGGTCATCAGGGAGGGACCATTGGAATGTTGGATATCGCATCCAGATTTAGATGGCTCACAGCTACCCGAAGTACCGTTTTACAAACATCGCGGGCACATGCTGGTTTATGTACCGATGCAAAAGAGACCTTATTGAAGTTATACAATCAAATGGTACTTTGA
- the idi gene encoding isopentenyl-diphosphate Delta-isomerase — MKAKENVILVDENDNEIGVMEKMEAHIQGKRHRAFSIFIFNKKGELLLQKRAADKYHSGGKWTNTCCSHPRQGETTDDAANRRLREEMGMKADIHPVFRFLYDTEIMPGIIEHEYDHVYVGVTDALPVLNPAEVSEYCYIAMKDLSEELKADPDKYTKWLKICFERVMEYHRQMF, encoded by the coding sequence ATGAAAGCTAAAGAAAATGTGATACTTGTTGATGAAAATGACAATGAAATAGGAGTGATGGAGAAGATGGAAGCACACATCCAGGGTAAACGTCATCGTGCATTTTCAATATTTATATTTAATAAAAAGGGGGAGTTACTGTTACAAAAACGTGCTGCAGATAAATATCATTCCGGTGGAAAATGGACCAATACCTGTTGTAGTCATCCCAGACAAGGTGAAACAACAGATGATGCCGCAAATAGACGGTTACGTGAGGAAATGGGAATGAAGGCAGATATTCATCCTGTTTTTAGGTTCTTGTACGATACGGAAATTATGCCTGGAATTATAGAACATGAATATGATCACGTGTATGTTGGAGTAACAGATGCGCTACCCGTTCTAAACCCTGCTGAAGTTTCGGAATACTGCTATATTGCAATGAAGGACTTATCAGAAGAGTTAAAAGCTGATCCAGATAAATATACGAAATGGCTAAAAATCTGTTTCGAAAGAGTGATGGAATACCATCGTCAAATGTTCTAA
- a CDS encoding TonB-dependent receptor, translating into MKYLISIKFILLFLWIFNNNLQAQVKNVLEHKVSINLPADSLIKTIHRIELKTKNSFAFDPDQLRSEKVGAYTFVQTPLSVILEKILSNTNLDFKLVGNDIVIAQKKTSTWTIRGHIRDMSNGEELIGATFYIPKLDVGVTTNLYGFYSISVPAGAYKVTVSYFGYQTIEQSVYLNENKDLEIELPLKTRHLDEVVIRQSMVTPNPILLNEKNFTVKQLSNVPYYAGETDVVKRLQMENGIKALSEGSSGLFVRGGNADQNLVLLDEAVVYNPSHLYGLISVFNPDAINNIQIYRDYMPANYGGRLSSVIVNRMAEGNSKEYHLNGGVNFMSARLSAEGPIVNEKGSFIVAFRRSLLDVFHNKFKLFNPQSVYYDINAKANIKPDKDNSIFYSMYLGKDKLLSENSFANNWGNLTATLRWNHIFSSRVFLNVSAIYSNYSNLLDLNADTLSKKNQWNTGVKDMTLKSDYTYYRSPTNQIKFGLATTYHQFIPGESSKSKSDDFDIPKDRSLESAIYYSQQITLSKLFEINYGLRLGMFINAQQKKNVFDQNGFPLNVEDVKTFINPEPRINLSYLPSITQRVFVTYNRNYQYLQLLQNSTLAFSSLEPWLPASARIAPQSSDYFSLGYLNSPDNYVFSVNAYYKKLYNQLELMGHAQIIRNPDVGSQLRIGKSDAYGFETQLTKTEGKFSGTIAYSYSKVYRKINGLNSDNRFVANYDIPHELKAMAKYELNKQLSFQSFFIYSTGRPLTLPVGYYQHDGLNVPIYEDRNTSRFPDFSRLDVSAQYRFESKIFKNRFLSNVVSVGIYNLYNRKNPLYYHLNPNTNSSNSSNIEYAFGIYPWIAYSFKI; encoded by the coding sequence ATGAAATATTTGATATCGATTAAGTTTATATTGCTTTTTTTATGGATATTCAATAATAACCTTCAAGCGCAAGTTAAAAACGTGCTTGAGCATAAGGTTTCTATTAATTTACCGGCTGACTCATTAATCAAAACCATTCACAGGATTGAATTAAAGACAAAAAATAGCTTTGCATTTGATCCGGATCAGCTAAGATCTGAAAAGGTTGGGGCCTATACGTTTGTGCAAACGCCACTATCTGTCATACTTGAGAAAATATTATCAAACACCAATCTGGATTTTAAGTTGGTAGGGAATGATATAGTAATTGCGCAAAAAAAAACCAGCACATGGACTATCCGGGGTCACATTCGGGATATGTCCAATGGAGAAGAGCTAATTGGAGCTACTTTTTATATTCCCAAACTCGATGTAGGTGTAACAACAAACCTTTATGGCTTTTATTCTATTTCTGTGCCAGCCGGGGCTTACAAAGTGACGGTTTCCTACTTTGGATACCAAACGATTGAGCAATCCGTTTATTTAAATGAGAATAAAGATCTGGAAATAGAATTACCACTTAAAACCAGGCATTTGGATGAAGTGGTGATTAGACAATCTATGGTTACGCCAAATCCAATACTACTGAACGAAAAAAATTTTACAGTCAAGCAGTTAAGCAATGTTCCGTATTATGCTGGGGAGACTGATGTGGTAAAAAGATTGCAAATGGAAAATGGTATTAAAGCACTTTCTGAAGGCAGTTCAGGATTATTTGTCAGGGGAGGAAATGCAGATCAAAACCTGGTTCTATTAGATGAGGCTGTGGTATATAACCCATCGCATTTATATGGCTTGATATCTGTTTTTAATCCTGATGCCATTAATAACATTCAAATATACCGAGATTATATGCCTGCAAATTATGGCGGCAGACTTTCGTCTGTAATTGTTAACCGTATGGCCGAGGGTAATAGTAAGGAATATCACCTCAATGGTGGAGTTAATTTTATGTCGGCAAGGCTATCTGCAGAAGGGCCAATAGTCAATGAAAAAGGTTCTTTTATTGTTGCTTTTAGAAGAAGTTTACTGGATGTTTTTCATAACAAGTTTAAGTTGTTTAATCCTCAATCCGTTTACTATGATATCAATGCCAAGGCAAATATAAAGCCTGACAAAGACAATAGTATATTTTACTCTATGTATCTGGGCAAAGATAAGTTGTTGTCAGAAAACTCCTTTGCCAACAACTGGGGCAATTTAACTGCTACTTTGCGATGGAACCACATCTTCAGTTCACGGGTGTTTCTGAATGTTTCGGCGATTTATAGCAATTATAGTAATTTGCTGGATTTAAATGCGGATACGCTTTCTAAAAAGAATCAGTGGAATACCGGAGTAAAGGATATGACCTTAAAAAGCGATTATACCTATTATAGAAGTCCTACTAATCAAATTAAATTCGGCCTGGCTACGACTTATCATCAGTTTATTCCCGGGGAGAGCAGTAAATCGAAGTCAGACGACTTTGATATTCCAAAAGACCGCTCTCTGGAATCTGCAATATATTATTCGCAGCAAATCACTTTAAGCAAACTATTTGAGATTAACTACGGCTTAAGGTTGGGAATGTTTATTAATGCGCAGCAAAAAAAGAATGTTTTTGACCAAAATGGTTTCCCATTAAATGTGGAAGATGTTAAGACCTTTATAAATCCTGAACCCCGAATTAATTTAAGTTATCTGCCCAGTATAACGCAACGGGTTTTCGTCACTTATAATCGTAATTATCAATATTTGCAATTATTGCAAAACAGTACTTTGGCCTTTTCTTCTCTCGAACCCTGGCTTCCGGCATCGGCTAGGATAGCTCCACAAAGTTCTGACTATTTCTCCTTAGGCTATTTAAATTCCCCTGATAACTATGTTTTTTCGGTTAATGCGTATTATAAGAAATTGTATAACCAGCTGGAACTGATGGGGCATGCACAGATTATCAGAAATCCTGATGTAGGTAGTCAATTGAGAATAGGAAAGTCTGATGCTTATGGTTTTGAAACACAGCTAACCAAAACTGAAGGGAAGTTTTCCGGAACAATTGCTTACAGTTACTCAAAGGTATATCGTAAGATTAATGGACTCAATTCGGATAATAGGTTTGTAGCGAATTATGATATACCACACGAATTAAAAGCCATGGCAAAGTATGAACTGAATAAACAATTGTCTTTTCAATCATTTTTTATCTATTCTACCGGAAGACCACTTACTTTACCGGTGGGGTATTATCAGCATGATGGATTGAATGTGCCAATTTATGAGGATAGAAATACTTCCCGCTTCCCTGATTTTAGCAGGTTAGATGTTTCTGCTCAATACCGATTTGAGTCTAAAATCTTTAAAAACCGTTTTCTATCCAACGTAGTTTCAGTTGGTATTTATAATTTATATAACAGAAAAAATCCACTATATTACCATCTTAATCCCAATACGAACAGTTCAAATTCGAGTAATATAGAATATGCTTTTGGGATTTATCCATGGATAGCTTATAGTTTTAAAATTTAA
- a CDS encoding trans-2-enoyl-CoA reductase family protein, producing the protein MIIEPRMRGFICLTAHPVGCEQNVITQINYVKSKGQIAGPKKVLVIGASTGFGLASRITSAFGSDAATIGVFFEKPSAPGKPASPGWYNSAAFEKHAHKAGLYAKSINGDAFSDEIKQETLDLIKNDLGQVDLVIYSLASPRRLHPKTGVIHNSVLKPIGDHVFTNKTVDFHTGAVSDVSISPANEEEIENTIAVMGGEDWEMWIDALKAANLLAPGATTVAYSYIGPSLTEAVYRKGTIGRAKDHLEATAFTITDKLKDINGKAFVSVNKALVTQASSAIPVIPLYISLLYKVMKEKGIHEGCIEQIQRLFAERLYTADGTPTDVAGRIRIDDWEMRSDVQEKVAKLWTEATAETLPLIGDLSGYKKDFLNLFGFDVAGIDYEKDVNEVVEMPA; encoded by the coding sequence ATGATTATTGAACCTAGAATGCGTGGGTTTATATGCCTTACAGCACATCCGGTGGGATGTGAACAAAATGTAATCACCCAAATTAATTACGTGAAATCAAAAGGACAGATTGCCGGTCCAAAGAAAGTGCTCGTTATTGGTGCTTCTACTGGGTTTGGTCTGGCTTCCAGGATAACCAGCGCCTTTGGGTCTGATGCAGCCACCATTGGCGTTTTTTTTGAAAAACCATCTGCACCAGGAAAACCAGCCTCACCGGGATGGTACAATAGTGCGGCATTTGAAAAGCACGCCCATAAAGCTGGCTTATATGCTAAAAGTATTAATGGAGATGCTTTTTCTGATGAAATAAAACAAGAAACACTTGATTTAATAAAAAATGATCTGGGCCAGGTTGACCTTGTTATTTATAGTTTGGCTTCACCAAGAAGATTGCACCCTAAAACAGGGGTAATTCATAATTCTGTACTAAAACCAATTGGCGATCATGTGTTTACAAACAAAACTGTAGATTTTCATACCGGTGCAGTTTCAGACGTATCTATTTCTCCCGCTAATGAGGAAGAAATAGAAAACACTATTGCTGTGATGGGTGGAGAGGACTGGGAAATGTGGATAGATGCTTTGAAAGCTGCGAATTTGCTTGCACCAGGCGCTACTACAGTGGCATATTCTTATATTGGCCCATCTTTAACAGAGGCTGTGTATAGGAAAGGAACAATTGGCAGAGCTAAAGATCATCTGGAAGCCACGGCATTTACTATTACTGATAAATTAAAAGATATCAATGGAAAAGCTTTTGTTTCCGTTAACAAAGCACTCGTAACGCAGGCAAGTTCTGCCATACCTGTAATCCCACTTTACATTTCATTATTATACAAAGTGATGAAAGAAAAAGGAATCCATGAAGGTTGTATAGAACAGATACAACGTTTGTTTGCCGAAAGATTGTATACAGCTGATGGAACGCCAACCGATGTGGCTGGCAGAATTCGCATAGACGATTGGGAAATGCGTAGTGATGTTCAGGAAAAAGTAGCCAAATTATGGACTGAAGCTACAGCAGAGACTTTACCCCTTATTGGTGACCTTTCTGGTTATAAAAAGGATTTCTTAAATCTCTTCGGTTTCGACGTAGCAGGAATTGATTATGAAAAGGATGTTAATGAAGTTGTGGAAATGCCCGCTTAA
- a CDS encoding CusA/CzcA family heavy metal efflux RND transporter, translating into MNKVIKKVLDFSLRNKFFIFFMTFLLLLGGYISFKKISIDAFPDVTNTSVTIITQWPGRSAEEVEKFVTRPLEIAMNPTEKKTTIRSSSLFGLSVVKVSFEDDVDNAFARMQVNNHVGDADLPEGAKPEIQPPYGPTGEIFRYTLTSNKKSVRELKTLEEWVVEREIRSVPGVADVNSFGGQTKAYQITIDPQKAVQYGVTPLEVFDAVSKSNINVGGDVIQQSGQAYVVRGIGLLNNIDEIKNVIVDNIKGTPIFVKTIAEVTESNLPPLGQVGRDRDPDVVEGIVVMRKGENPSEVIKNLKVKINELNTSILPDDVKIDTFYDRETLVDFATHTVMHNMAEGIIFVTVIVFLFMADWRTTIIVAIVIPLSLLFAFICLKMKGMSANLLSMGAIDFGIIIDGAVVMMEGIFVILDHRAKKVGMERFNKLSKLGMIKEACLVNGKGIFFAKLIIIAGLLPIFSFEKVEGKMFSPLAWTLGFALLGALILTFTLVPVLASILLNRNVKEKHNFFVIWITKNAVRIFNTCFKRRKIAFPVTIVILIIGLFSFKFLGTEFLPQLNEGSIYVRATGPLSTSLDESVKLSNEMRKIFLSFEEVKQVISQTGRPDDGTDATGFYNIEFHVDLVPQDLWKRKQSKADLIVRMQEKLKYFPGIDLNFSQPISDNVEEAVSGVKGSIVLKLFGDDFKFIEQQEEKIFKIMEKVVGIEDLGIMRNLGQPELQINLDQERMALYGVTTADANAVIETAIGGKAATQIYEGERKFELRIRYPESFRNNAAAIGDLRVPTLSGNKVPIREIASIKKIIGPSMIYRDKHKRYGAIKFSVRGRDMGSTIKEAQEKVNAAIKLPKGYAIEWAGDFENQERATARLMQVVPISILIIFFILFVLFGTIKDSLLVLNNVPFAIIGGIFALLITGINFSISSGIGFIALFGICVQNGVILITKFKTNINEMRTGHPEWTFTDALRLGVESRIRPVVMTAMMAAIGLLPAAMSVGIGSETSKPLATVVIGGLITDTIFNLFIFPIVFYWAYRKKVATGNAVRM; encoded by the coding sequence ATGAATAAAGTCATTAAAAAAGTTCTTGATTTTTCACTCAGGAACAAGTTTTTTATATTCTTCATGACGTTTTTGTTGTTGCTGGGAGGGTATATCAGCTTCAAGAAAATAAGTATTGATGCCTTTCCTGATGTAACAAATACTTCGGTCACAATAATTACGCAATGGCCTGGTAGAAGTGCTGAAGAGGTGGAAAAGTTTGTGACCAGGCCACTGGAGATAGCGATGAATCCTACAGAGAAAAAGACGACTATACGTTCTTCTTCTTTGTTTGGTTTATCAGTTGTAAAGGTATCTTTTGAAGATGATGTAGATAATGCCTTTGCCCGTATGCAAGTCAATAACCATGTGGGAGATGCAGATCTTCCGGAGGGTGCAAAACCTGAAATACAGCCACCTTATGGACCTACGGGTGAGATTTTCAGGTATACGCTAACCAGTAACAAGAAATCGGTCAGGGAGTTGAAAACCTTGGAAGAATGGGTTGTAGAAAGGGAAATTCGTTCAGTTCCGGGCGTGGCAGATGTAAATAGCTTTGGCGGACAAACCAAAGCGTATCAGATTACCATTGATCCGCAGAAGGCTGTCCAATATGGTGTAACTCCTTTAGAGGTATTTGATGCTGTTTCTAAAAGTAATATTAATGTTGGGGGTGATGTAATCCAGCAAAGTGGTCAGGCATATGTGGTTCGAGGTATAGGCTTGCTAAATAATATTGATGAAATCAAAAATGTTATTGTCGACAATATCAAAGGAACACCAATTTTTGTGAAAACCATTGCTGAGGTAACTGAATCTAACCTTCCACCATTAGGGCAAGTAGGAAGAGACAGAGACCCGGATGTGGTAGAAGGAATTGTGGTAATGCGCAAGGGAGAAAACCCTAGTGAGGTTATAAAAAACTTAAAGGTTAAAATAAATGAATTAAATACCAGTATCCTGCCCGATGATGTAAAAATTGATACTTTTTATGACCGGGAAACATTGGTCGATTTTGCAACACATACTGTGATGCACAACATGGCGGAGGGGATTATTTTTGTAACGGTAATTGTGTTCCTTTTTATGGCCGATTGGCGTACTACCATTATCGTTGCCATTGTTATTCCGCTGTCTTTATTGTTTGCCTTTATTTGTTTAAAAATGAAAGGCATGTCGGCCAATTTGCTCTCTATGGGGGCAATTGATTTTGGGATTATTATAGATGGGGCCGTCGTTATGATGGAAGGGATCTTTGTGATTCTCGACCATAGGGCCAAGAAGGTGGGAATGGAGCGCTTTAATAAACTGAGTAAGTTAGGTATGATTAAAGAGGCTTGTTTGGTGAATGGTAAGGGAATCTTTTTTGCCAAATTGATCATCATAGCAGGTTTATTACCCATATTTAGTTTTGAAAAGGTTGAAGGTAAAATGTTTTCACCACTAGCCTGGACACTTGGGTTTGCGCTATTGGGTGCGCTGATTCTAACCTTTACTTTGGTACCGGTGCTGGCTAGCATATTGCTGAATAGGAATGTAAAGGAAAAGCACAATTTCTTTGTAATATGGATTACAAAGAATGCTGTTCGTATTTTCAATACTTGTTTTAAAAGACGTAAAATCGCATTTCCTGTTACGATTGTCATTTTGATTATCGGATTATTTAGCTTTAAATTTCTAGGTACAGAGTTCTTGCCTCAACTCAATGAGGGCTCTATCTACGTGCGGGCGACTGGGCCACTGAGTACTTCATTGGATGAATCTGTCAAATTATCTAATGAAATGCGAAAGATCTTTCTAAGTTTTGAGGAAGTAAAGCAGGTGATCTCCCAGACAGGGAGGCCAGATGATGGTACAGATGCTACCGGTTTTTACAATATAGAGTTTCACGTGGACTTAGTACCACAGGATCTGTGGAAACGCAAGCAAAGTAAAGCAGACTTAATTGTTAGAATGCAGGAGAAACTGAAGTATTTTCCTGGAATAGATCTGAACTTTTCGCAACCAATTTCAGATAACGTAGAAGAAGCTGTCTCTGGAGTTAAAGGCTCAATTGTACTCAAACTTTTTGGTGATGATTTTAAGTTTATAGAGCAGCAAGAAGAGAAGATTTTTAAAATCATGGAGAAGGTTGTAGGTATTGAAGATTTAGGTATCATGCGTAACCTGGGGCAGCCTGAACTTCAAATTAACCTTGATCAGGAAAGAATGGCACTTTATGGCGTAACAACTGCCGATGCCAACGCTGTTATTGAAACAGCCATTGGCGGAAAAGCTGCAACCCAAATTTATGAGGGTGAAAGAAAATTTGAGCTACGGATCAGGTACCCTGAAAGTTTTAGAAATAATGCTGCAGCAATAGGTGACTTGCGTGTCCCTACGCTATCCGGTAATAAAGTACCTATTAGGGAAATTGCCAGCATTAAAAAGATTATTGGACCAAGTATGATTTATCGTGATAAACACAAACGCTATGGTGCAATAAAATTTTCGGTTAGGGGTCGAGACATGGGAAGTACAATTAAAGAAGCTCAGGAAAAAGTAAATGCTGCAATTAAACTTCCAAAAGGCTATGCTATAGAATGGGCCGGTGATTTTGAAAATCAAGAACGAGCTACCGCCAGGTTAATGCAGGTTGTTCCAATTAGCATTTTGATTATTTTCTTTATCTTATTTGTGCTATTCGGAACCATCAAAGATTCATTACTTGTTTTGAATAATGTGCCTTTTGCCATTATAGGTGGGATATTTGCCTTGTTGATTACCGGAATTAACTTTAGTATTTCTTCGGGAATTGGCTTTATTGCATTGTTTGGCATTTGTGTTCAAAATGGTGTGATCCTGATCACAAAGTTTAAAACCAATATTAATGAAATGAGGACAGGGCATCCTGAATGGACATTTACAGATGCACTACGGCTTGGGGTTGAAAGTCGGATCAGACCGGTAGTGATGACAGCAATGATGGCCGCAATTGGCTTGTTGCCTGCTGCAATGTCTGTAGGAATTGGTTCAGAAACTTCAAAACCACTCGCAACGGTAGTTATTGGAGGATTGATAACGGATACTATATTCAACCTGTTTATATTCCCTATTGTATTTTATTGGGCTTATCGTAAAAAGGTAGCAACCGGTAATGCTGTAAGAATGTAA